One Solenopsis invicta isolate M01_SB chromosome 15, UNIL_Sinv_3.0, whole genome shotgun sequence genomic window, AATATTTTTAGGCGTCTCTTATAAAACTTCATGTGCCAACGTTTATTTATCTATACcgttattcaaatattataaacgcttttattttgaaaaaaaagtttgcattGACTTTTtggtatttaaatttcaaagcaCCGCAGTGCTTGTGGTGTTGttacaattttcttattattgccAAGAGGCGagattaattgtaaaagaagTCAAAGATCTCTGAAGTGCTGTTCAGTGATTCCAGTAAGAGGAGCGCTTCACGCTCGTCTCGGCTCGTTGCATCCGCGCTTGGCAACAGGGGCGCGTATGCATGTGCGGTGTGTAACCGATGATAACGAACTTGTGAGCATAATAAGGCGCCAACCACGTAGAGAATCGAGAGACGCGGGGCTATTTGTACAATACAAACGTGCCGCGTAAGCGGATTGCGCTACGTATTGCGCTCGTTGGCAAGAATCGGCGGAAAGTAACTCGATTATCGAGCGGCGCGAAACGGAGCGACGTGCGGGTCTATACGTACATcgcgaaaaagaaagaagaaggcCGATAAAGAgcggcgccgccgccgctgaaaatttatcaattttttcgcATTGCTCCAAGTCATTCGAATCCATCGTCTCGCTCGCCGTCCTACTCTTGCTAGGTCCGATCAATCcgcaaataatgaataaatacatAGTTTACAATTCAGGACATAGTTGTCGTCCAATGGGACAAAGAGTCGTTCACATATGCAATAATTAAGATTCTTTGTGTCATATCATCATAATCAcaacatttctttaaatttccGTCAAAACCATTTGACCGTACAAAAGATAGTGaattactttcaaaaaaaaaaaaaagaagaagaagaaactgGGCAATTTTATAACAGCatagatattaaaattctaGGATACACGAATTTTCTGATCCTCTCGACTCTTGATCTTCATGTCCTTCCCGCTAATCCCCGGATCTGAGAGTAAGTCGCGCAAAAGCCATCGTAGCTATATCGACCTAGCACGCGACCTCATCGCGACGCGACGGACGGAGACCAGTTTGATTCCTCCTTCGTGAGTAACGTGAGGATCTACGTCGCGCTACTTTCCTGGCGAAAATCCGCGACGATGCGGCGGCGCGCTGTGCAACGGTGCATCCGTCCATCAGCGGAAAAAGTCGTCCCTCGCGCGTTCGGGACGAATTGCCACGATAATTGCGGTCGACGTGCCCGATGTCTTTCTACTCGCGCGAGACCGAAGTCGATCCGCGAAGCCTGCAAGCGAGTCGgcggcgcgagcgcgagcgcgagcgcgaggaGGGACataaaggagagaaaaagagagaacagCGAATGCACCGCGCATGCACTTTCAGTCGTTATACCCCCCACAAGATGCATGCCACGGCTCGGCCGCGATGCGGAGATACTCGAGCCGAGCCGAAGGGCTTCAGAAGCACGCAGGAGCTCGCATCGAGTGCACACACGCGTCGGCGTTCTCCGCGAGATACGCGAGACGCGGCGCGATCGCGAACGACCTTCGCAGTGATAACAGAGATTGCTTGCGACATGGTGCCCCGAATACGGTAATCACGCTGATCACGCGCGTCCAAGTCGCGCGCATCCAATGAATGCAAGAAGAGATCTGAGAAATTGCCCGTGACATGTCGTACCTCGTTCCGAGCGTGAGATTATTAACGTTAATCAGCCTTCTTCTCTCCAACTGCGGCAGAGCTATTGCCCCATTATTAACTATGCATCCGTTATACCCGGAGGAACCGCTCGTCGAGGTGTCGAAGATAGATCGCCGAAGGTTAATTACACCCAGGGATGTTCTTTCGCTTCTTGCTTGCCAAACGCAATTAAAAGTTGCGCTTCAAGTCGCGAGCCCAGCAAGGATCGCAGGAATCGTGGATTGCCTTGGAGAACAGCTCTCGGTACCGATTGTAAATTAAAGACCCACGTAAATTGTATATCCCTAGGCATTACCGCAGCCGAGTAGCTCTCGAGTGCTAGTAGTATAACGGGAAGTCCGTGGAAACGATTGAGCATTATCGTGAAATCTTCGCAGCAATTTCAACGACAGGGTTCTATCGTTTCCCTCgccaatttataaataaatttgcaaaagtccaaatttaattttctcattCGCCAAGTTGTCTAACAATTCAGTTTCCCAATCCCTCTCCTCCATTTCTGTAAAATGCATTTCCCTCTTTGCTATTTATTGCACACTGTAACTTACGTTTCAAATCTGtagtagaaaaattataatgtaatctTGAGTTCACTATTGTTTACTTTCGTCATGTTTACGGTCAATTAGATACACGCGCCGCATCGGAAGCGTCGGGAAGTTCACCATGGTGCGCAGCGAACCGGAAACGTAAAGTGGAAGAAAAAGAATTCGCTACTGGGCAAGAAATTGCAACAAGTCCGCGAGGCAAGATAAGTCTTTGTAGTTTGCGTGGTTAATTGCATGGCGAAGACGTAAAATGCGATAATACTTATCGGCACGATAACatctaatgataataatatctGATTGCATTGATACATTTGATAAAATTCCACTCGATTAAGACGGGGAGTGATGAAAGATAACTACACATTCACACCTGTGTTTCGCGTAATGGGATATTTCAATCGTCTCGGAGAGCCCGCATTTTTCTTTTCGTTATATTTCTGGACGTTAATTTAACGAAACCTCTCCGAGACTGTCCTGATTTTCACTGTTTAATCAGACTATCTGGGTCACTAATAAACGGTTTTGTTCCTCAAACGGTATTTGGCCTCTAAAAAGTCTGACAAAATCTCGATGTATTCTTTTAACGTCTATAGGAATACGATTGTGCAATTACATGACCcgaagcatttttactttttctgtacATGTCCGAATTtgagatataataaaatcgtCAAAATGCCAAAGTCAATAATGCCAAGTCTCAATCAATATGACCCAAGTTAGTTTGCGGATAGTCGATAAATAAgctgtaataaaaacaaaaatattctctcaacttatatacatgtataatacacAGACTTCTAATTACCATTTCTCATTATCATTCGCATCGtagaaagagataaaattttttatgcccTTTTGAATGACGTCGTTACCCGTCGCAAGCGGGGGACAAAGTCCGCAGAAGAAAGGAGTCGTTTCTAATTCAAGATCCGTTCCGCCTGTGCCTCCTTAAACGATGGAATAGCCTCGCGTCTATCACGAGCGATCGCCGATCGCTCGTTCGGGAGAAAGTGGCGAAGAAATCGCGGAACGAATCGAACGTTATTTTCTGCGGATAGCTCGATTCCCGAGGTACACCGCGGTCTTTAGGCGGGCAGGGAGAATCGAGACGAAGATGAGGTTTCTTTTTTCGatacgcgccgcgccgcgccgcgtcgtcgGCACGCTCACCAGCTTTAAATACGCTATTTCGGCCGCGGTTCTTAAAAACTCCCCCCCTCGCGACCGGTTCGTAAAAATCCAACTGCCGTCTTTGCACGTTGCGCTCGTCGAGTGCATACGTACGTGTGCACGTGCCGAATTAAATCGGCGCCGATCCGCAACCGTGATACCATACGCCCGGACCGGACCGGCCTGGCCCGGCATGTTCGCAACTTTACGATCGACCGAAAAAAGAAACGGCCCGGCCGGCAGAACGCAACATTGAAAGTCGACCCGGGAATACGAGCGAACGTAAAGGTTTAACGGGAAGTCGCGTGATATACGACTCGGAGGGATAGCGGCAGGCCCCGCGACGCAAGACAATCCGTACAATTCGTGAAAAATACGAAAATTCGAGGCTCAAAAGAAGCAAATGGAGCCAGAAtacgttaaaaaagaaaatttcaagagcggagaaatatagaaatagagaaaattttgatatacgCTTCGCACTACTCGCTATCGAACGTTATCGTTATTGCGTTCGATATCCCGAGGGTTGAATCAAAGAGGTTGTCGATTGGAGGTAATTTCCGCCGAGGAGCGAAAGGTCGACCGGAAAAGTTCACACGTCGCGTCGCGATGATAAAGACAGGCAGAAACGATGTCCTTTTCCTTATGAATAGCAGCTGTACAGGCGTAACCGTGACGACGGCCGACAAAGGCGATCCAATCTCAACTTCCTGGGAGAAGCTGAGATTAGACAAACGAACGTATAATATACGGTACGGTATAAGTGAAACGAACGTATGTTATACATTTGACTCGAAACTCCGCGCTAGGATTTAGTGTGCAGCAGCCTTTTCATTTTCCCAGAACAATGCAGTGTTGCAATGCGAGCCGTCATATGAATGGCTAAGTGCCATACCCGCAGCTTCTAGCGTTTAATTGAAACAAGGAAAACGTAGAGATTTGGCCGGAGCGTGGCTTACGGCCATTTAAATGCTGGATATTATGCCACCATCTGCGAAACTCAGCTCTCGTACGTGCTCTATTACGAAAATCTCTTGGGCGAGAACGCGCAAGCGAGAGGGATTACGCGTTAGAGGGATCGCTATCGGTCGCCATTACGCGAACGCAGTTTATAGCGGGTCCATCGCGCTTCTCCGCCGCTGGCACGCTGACCGTGCTAGAAATAGAGCCTTGGCCCCCATGCGCTGGGCATGCCACCAAATCACGAAGGGAGAAGAGCGAACGGTATCGGTCGACAATGTCATACAACAggatctctctcctctctcgtATCGACTTATTTCCTCCTCTCGGAGTCCGCCCGAGAGAGTATAGTCTCGACTCctcttctctctcctctctacTCGGAGGAAAAACTTGGTCGACAAGTACTCCCTTTGAAAGGGAAAAAGGATGGAGGAGAAGAAGAGAGGCGGAAAGGGACGTACAGGTAGGAGAACGTTCGATATCGAGGGACTATAAAGTTTCTccacctcctctctctctctctctctctcgttcttccTCTCCTCTCGACCAGAGCTCTCTAGCCAGCCAACCACCCTCGATCCGGTATATATCCTACGGCCTAGGAGCTTTCATTTATTTACCGGCCAGACGCATTTCCGTCGTTGGGTGATTAATGGCGCGCGGGCTCGTTTAATAAAGTTTCTCCGAGTAAGTCGGTTTACCCTGAAAAGCCTCGGCCGTGCTGTTCTATTTATAGTCGCTGCGCGCTTTTACGATTGCGCGCCGCGCGACTCGCCGCCGCGCGTACTGATACCGCGGATATCGATAATAGTATACTGCCGCGCGATTCGCCGTAAATAAACGTGCTGCTGATTAATATCTGAGAACTTAATCAGGTCCCGAGTGAAACGCGTTTAATGATATCTCGGGCTTGATATCTGAACTCGGGAGGAAGGGGGCGAGAGCCCGCGGGCAATTTTCGTTCCGCGAAAGCACTTTGTCGCTTAAACTGCTTAAAGCGTTGCCGCTAAACGCTACGACGCGACGTGACGCGAcgtgacgcgacgcgacgcgatggtGACGATGACGGTGACGTGATTCAAGTTCAAGCGGAATAGAGGTAAAAGTAGGACGGTGATTTAATCATCGAACAAAATTCGCTTTGCCGATGAAAAACCCTGAAAAATCTGACACGAGATGTATTAATCGCGCGCGCGCCTCATCGAAAAACCGCCATGTCATTCCGAGTGCAACATCGAAAAACCGAGGCCACTGAAATAATTCGCTCGGTCGAGAGGATCTGCCGACCCGGGATCCTCTCTCCCGATGACACCCTTCAACCGCGATCGAACGCGCGCATCTGGAAAATCGCCAGGATCCGATGCGGATCGGATCGGGCGCGACgtcgtattcttttttttttccaagggGAGAAGAACGGAATACAGGAAAAGAAAAGAGGTAGGGGAAAAAACAGGAAGAAATGCAGAAACGAGGTAGTGTACGGTATGCATTCCTCCGGTCGCCAGAAGCTAAAATCGAATTCAAGGCCTCGAGAGAGACGATCGATCATCATCCGCCTCTGCGCCCGCGCTCTCTCGCATTTCAATTCGTCCTTTTCGTCCGGATGATGCGCACTCGCCCATAGGCAGCCTCTGGCCTTtgcctctcctctcctctctctctctctctcttccgtcTCTCCTCGCGTCGTTTTTCTCCTCCTTTTTCCTTGGAACGAAACCGTATAACGATCGCGAGCGCAAATCACGTCGGTGCTTGCTCGCGTGCTAAGAAAATGCCCCCCGGTAGAACAGAAGGAACAAGAAGCGGATAACGCTCGAGAgcgaaggaaagagagagagaggaaaggggGAGGAAAGGGagcgaagaaaaaaagagacgcGCGGAGAGGAAGAGAGCTCTCGTGATTACCAATCTTCTAAGAAACCGTAGAAATTCGACGAAAAAGTTTTGCAATTAAGGCACACCGTCTGAAAGGAGGTGCAGGAGGAAGAGATggaagaaagggagaaagaggagaaggaaaggagatagatagagagagagagagagagagagagagagagagagagagcatcgTGCATCGAATGCATCGAATCCGGAGACAGGACCTGGATACGATCCGGGTTTATATAATATCGCTAAGGCGGTAAACCGGTTCTTGACCTACCTGACATTTTCTTTTGTCTAGTTGACTTACGAGCCGTTTCAATACGGCCAATTAAATTCGGTGGCTCGCAAGCGGCTTATAGCCGTTCTTCCCATCATGTACCGTCCAACCATGAAGCGAGACAATAAGCCGCATGAAAAACCGAGAGAGACAATCAGCTTCAATCATAGAAGTGTATcagtattaaaatttctttgagatAAACTGCgttctttattcatttaatttaaataattattctctgAAGAAATGTATTCTGGAACCGTGCAAAAAACAAGACGCGCCTGTTTTGTCCTCCTCGCGTTTAATGAGTTAATCTATTTTATCCTTCTCACGTTTAATTCCGCGAAAATTGCTCAGTTACAATGTTCTGTATTCCAAAAAGTAACGCCGCGGTCTCGACAATTGCGATTAACAAAAAATCCATCCTAAATTGTCGAAGGAATccgtcattaaaatttaatgcgaTGGGAGCGGCCCGCTCGCCACATAATGTTACACGTTACACGCAATTTCCAGTAAAATGACAGCATGACAATATGCAGAATACGTGAGTGACACCGAAAGGCCCTGAAATTGCgacagcgcggcgcggcgcggcgtagcGCGGCGTGGCGCGTCTCGAGGAGGCGAGACGGAATTTATCTCGTCGATTTTACACAAGTCGCGTGATTCACACACAGACGACTTTGAGGGGTGCTGCAGGGATGCACAATGCACAATGCGAACACCGTGTACGTCCTTTTGGtgggtcgagagagagagagagagagagagagagagagagagagagagagagagagagagagagcacagCACGGGAAGGGACTGCAATCGCAACGGCGGATAACGGCGGGAGCGGCCAAAAGAATAATCGATGCTTCCGTGCTTATGGCATTGCCCGCCGTATATTACGAACGATTCTCGCGTTGTGATGCAAATGCCAGAGTCGAAGTCGACGCTGCGCGTGAGAAAGCTTTAAGAATCTATGAGCCGTGAATAGAGCAGCCGATACGATAGAGGCCTTCTCGGCGATGACAAGAGAAATAGAGATAGTGGGTGGAGAGAGAATGACAAAACACGCTCCCGggatttttatcgttatttcaGCCTCCGCGTTCCGCCTTTGCTTGCACACAGGTTCGCTTGATAAGCGGCGATCGAGAACGCCACGCGGTAATTTCGACTTTTTGACTTTCAACGCACGACGGAAAAAGTAAAAGGAAGCCAGGCATCGTTGACACCGAACGAAATGTTTTCGCGCATCATCGAAACCCGAGCTATATCTAAACTATATCGACTTTCATGGCTCATATTTTTCATCCGGGTTACATACGCGCGCACCTTTTCATCCGGTATCCAAATGCTGAaagtaaaatagtttttacGATGTTCGCACACGACGGTGCGGTGGTGCGAGAGGATGTGATTTATCTGGTATGTCTTTAGGCGATCGCTAGCAATTTTCGTCGGATCGTGATTATATGACGTAACGACCTTACGCGAGCGTCCATGGCCGACTTTCGACATCGTGCCTCTCTTGTCAGCGTGGCCGAGTGCGCGAACGCATAAAATCACCGCGCGACATTCGATCGTACGTGCAACGGGACGATACTAAATGGGAACCCGCGAAGAACGCTGGACCATGCATGAGACTTCCGTGCCAAGTCGAGATGAACGAGCTTCGCGCGTTGACAGTtggtttattataattttaggaGCTACGCATCATTTGCCACTATTGTTACTATAATTATGTTTCCTACAGGATGTTTCGTAACATGTATAACTTATATTCAGGAAAAGACAAAAAATAGCACGAAAAGTTTATACTATAAGTCAATTCGGCtcagttataaataattttattaatacgtaaCAGGCAAAAAATACCAgacgtttataatttttattagcaaattttaccattttataattttattagataaatattattttcctaattatattacttattcaaaatttcattaaacaaattaattgatgGCCTTTTATGGCACAAAAAGCAATAGCAAAAGTTTACAAGTAGAAgaagtaaaacaaataatataatcagGAGAATAATATTCACCCaacgaaattataaaataaaagtcataAATGTGATATTTCTCACCTGttgcaatgttaataaaattatatttcgatAACTGATTGTGGGCTGAATCAATCTACAGTGTACACGAACTTTTTCATGTCCtgaatttatttctgaaattatgCCCATCAGTTATAAAATACCGTGTGTCTGCACcccaaaaaaaatataataaaacaattataaaacagCAAGGTGTTTCCTTCATTACGCAATCTTTATGGAACAATTAAGCAATTAGACGAAATTTCGGAGCATTCGTAAGATATTGCGACGCGTCGATCTCGAATCGAAGTTTCTGAAGGAATCCGCACTGCCGGAGACTCGTGATAGCcgaaggaaaaattaaaaattattgagaatACGTCAACGGCTGCCGCAAACGAGAATTTCGCCAAATTGAAACTCGCGCGCGTGCGTGTCATGCATGTTCAACGAGCCGTTATCTGAAAAACCTTTTGCGCGATAACAGCGGACCCTCGATAACGCGTTACAAAAAGGCAGGCGCAACGTCCTGATAATGCCCCGCCGCTTCTTTCTTGTTGTATAGCATAGCACAATAAATCATCGGCTCGCCGCACATGATCGCGCGATCGAAGATCAGAGCCTCGCGGCGAAACGCTTTAATATTACATCAAGATATTGACGTAGCAGTTGGTAACTTTTATCcagacagaaaaagaaaaattcttattaaatacaCAAACTTTGCAACGGCAAATATTAGAGAGAGAATGTTACAAataatgtgtataaatattCTCTCCTCCATATGTGTGACAcggaaaaattgcaaatatagattttataataaataaataaatatatatgttaaataaataaatataaataaatatatatatatataaacaaaaatgtgttttctaataaatatgtgaataattttgtttgcgCAAATAACAGATGGAGGTAATGAAAGTTCAGCTGGTTCAAATTACTAGCTAAAAATTCAATTCATCGTCTCCCGAAAAAAAAAGCGGCACGGCTAATTGCGAGGGCATTAGCGGCACAAAATTTTACGACGGCCGATTGGCCGATGAAGATTTATCGTCTGTGAAAGTGTTAACCTCGTGGGCGTTCGTGCTCGTTTCTCGACAATCGTCGTAACGCATCGTTAGGCACGGTAGCTCCTTAGGCGGGCATTAGCCGGTAGAAAGGGTCGCCCTGATAACTCTCGATGGCTTCGAGAGAAACTTACGATACTCGTAGCGCGCGGAATGGAATTTCGCCCACGCCCCGCCGCCGAGCAGCTACgccagcgacgacgacgacgcatCGAA contains:
- the LOC105197136 gene encoding uncharacterized protein LOC105197136, which encodes MSYLVPSVRLLTLISLLLSNCGRAIAPLLTMHPLYPEEPLVEVSKIDRRRLITPRDVLSLLACQTQLKVALQVASPARIAGIVDCLGEQLSIHAPHRKRREVHHGAQRTGNVKWKKKNSLLGKKLQQVREAR